From the Lathyrus oleraceus cultivar Zhongwan6 chromosome 4, CAAS_Psat_ZW6_1.0, whole genome shotgun sequence genome, one window contains:
- the LOC127138358 gene encoding 5'-adenylylsulfate reductase 3, chloroplastic, producing MALAVSSSIAISTSTFQSSQSKLSQFGSIRVLKKPFGVGVKSSQPRSFVKPINARDSVVPTTPSEAIETKEEDYELLAYQLENASPLEIMDRALEKFGNDIAIAFSGAEDVALIEYAYLTGRPFRVFSLDTGRLNPETYRLFDAVEKKYGIRIEYMFPDAVEVQALVRSKGLFSFYEDGHQECCRVRKVRPLRRALKGLRAWITGQRKDQSPGTRSEIPVVQVDTVFEGIDGGTGSLIKWNPVANMKGNDVWNFLRTMNVPVNSLHSQGYISIGCEPCTRAVLPGQHEREGRWWWEDAKAKECGLHKGNIKQEDDAHLNGNGAVHANGTPDVGADLFNTQNVVSLSRTGIENLTRLETRKKPWLVVLYAPWCPYCQDMEESYVGLAEKLAGSGVNVGKFRADGEQKEFAKHELKLGSFPTILFFPEHSSRPIKYPSEKRDVDSLMAFVNALR from the exons ATGGCTCTCGCTGTTTCTTCTTCAATCGCCATTTCAACTTCCACATTTCAATCATCACAATCTAAAC TTTCACAATTTGGTTCAATTAGGGTTTTGAAAAAACCTTTTGGAGTAGGTGTTAAATCATCTCAACCACGAAGCTTCGTAAAACCGATCAATGCCAGAGATTCTGTTGTTCCTACCACACCTTCCG AGGCTATTGAGACCAAAGAGGAAGATTATGAACTGTTAGCATATCAACTTGAAAATGCTTCCCCTCTTGAAATTATGGATAGAGCACTTGAAAAATTTGGCAATGACATAGCTATTGCATTCAG TGGTGCTGAAGATGTTGCTTTGATTGAGTATGCATATTTGACGGGTAGGCCGTTTAGGGTATTTAGTCTTGACACGGGGAGACTGAACCCTGAAACTTATCGACTTTTCGATGCTGTTGAAAAGAAGTATGGAATCCGTATTGAGTACATGTTCCCGGATGCTGTTGAGGTTCAGGCTTTGGTCAGGAGTAAGGGGCTGTTTTCTTTTTATGAGGATGGGCATCAAGAGTGCTGCAGAGTGAGGAAGGTGAGACCTTTAAGAAGGGCCCTTAAGGGTTTAAGGGCATGGATAACTGGACAGAGGAAAGATCAGTCCCCTGGTACTAGGTCTGAAATACCAGTTGTTCAGGTGGATACTGTTTTTGAGGGAATTGACGGCGGAACTGGGAGCTTGATAAAATGGAACCCTGTTGCAAATATGAAGGGAAATGATGTATGGAACTTCCTTAGAACCATGAATGTACCTGTCAATTCCTTGCATTCACAAGGATACATTTCCATTGGATGCGAGCCGTGCACAAGGGCTGTCTTGCCCGGACAACACGAGAGAGAAGGTAGATGGTGGTGGGAAGATGCCAAAGCTAAAGAATGTGGTCTTCACAAAGGAAATATAAAGCAGGAAGATGATGCTCATCTTAATGGAAATGGTGCTGTCCATGCAAATGGCACTCCCGATGTCGGCGCTGACCTTTTTAATACCCAAAATGTAGTCAGCTTGAGTAGGACTGGAATTGAGAATTTGACAAGATTAGAGACCCGGAAAAAACCATGGCTTGTTGTGCTATACGCACCATGGTGTCCCTACTGCCAG GATATGGAGGAATCTTATGTTGGCTTGGCAGAGAAGTTAGCAGGGTCAGGGGTGAATGTTGGAAAATTTAGAGCTGATGGAGAGCAGAAAGAATTTGCAAAGCATGAACTGAAATTGGGAAGCTTCCCCACAATATTATTTTTCCCAGAACACTCATCGCGGCCAATAAAGTATCCCTCTGAAAAGAGAGATGTTGATTCCTTGATGGCATTTGTAAATGCATTAAGATGA